A window of Nocardia fluminea contains these coding sequences:
- a CDS encoding MFS transporter — protein MADTRPAAPTWDRRRWVLLLVLSGNMILDAIEGSILVPALGVLTTDLTRSIGQTQWLLSGFAAGFAALLLAGPALAARFGRRQIYLVAMALFAVASVIGGLTDDLALLVATRVVKGAAAGLTAPAGLAVIAAEFPAGAQQRRAISVYAAFGAAGFTTGLLLSGWLTALNWHLLFVFPAPIALALLVAAWRVIPDPPVAAPPRLSKPLLRNGSLARSALGAGALNGGYLALLVVVAVQLHQSLGWVPWQIAVGLLPASLPLALSVPFAGRFVERYGTARLILAGAVATLAGHLLLFARPEIHDYGTDALPVLLLIEGGFVLSFAALNMQSTATVPAELRPIAVPLYQTGVQFGAAFVLPIAVGTAVAFDAYRPAAAVIAVAGLLAVLAASSELRASAASVPAKAVP, from the coding sequence ATGGCTGACACGCGACCGGCGGCGCCGACCTGGGATCGGCGCCGCTGGGTATTGCTGCTGGTGCTGTCGGGCAACATGATCCTCGACGCCATCGAGGGCTCCATCCTGGTGCCGGCACTCGGAGTGCTCACCACCGACCTGACCCGGTCGATCGGGCAAACCCAATGGCTGCTCAGCGGTTTCGCGGCAGGGTTCGCCGCGCTGCTCCTCGCCGGGCCCGCGCTGGCCGCCCGGTTCGGGCGCAGGCAGATCTATCTCGTCGCCATGGCGCTGTTCGCTGTCGCCTCGGTGATCGGCGGGCTCACCGACGACCTGGCCCTGCTCGTCGCGACCCGCGTGGTGAAGGGCGCCGCCGCCGGGTTGACCGCACCCGCCGGGCTGGCGGTGATCGCCGCGGAGTTCCCCGCCGGTGCCCAGCAGCGCCGCGCGATCTCGGTGTACGCGGCCTTCGGCGCGGCCGGATTCACCACCGGTCTACTGCTGTCGGGTTGGCTCACCGCGCTGAACTGGCACCTGCTGTTCGTGTTCCCCGCTCCGATCGCGCTCGCTCTGCTCGTCGCCGCGTGGCGGGTGATCCCCGACCCGCCGGTGGCCGCCCCGCCACGGCTGTCGAAACCGTTGTTGCGCAATGGTTCCCTGGCACGGTCCGCGCTCGGCGCGGGAGCGCTCAACGGCGGCTACCTCGCACTGCTGGTGGTGGTCGCGGTGCAACTGCACCAGTCGCTCGGTTGGGTGCCGTGGCAGATCGCCGTCGGGCTGCTGCCCGCGAGTCTGCCGCTGGCACTGTCGGTTCCGTTCGCGGGACGGTTCGTGGAGCGGTACGGCACCGCGCGTCTGATCCTCGCCGGCGCGGTGGCGACGCTGGCCGGGCACTTGCTGCTGTTCGCCCGACCTGAGATCCACGACTACGGGACCGACGCGCTACCGGTGCTGCTCCTGATCGAAGGCGGGTTCGTCCTGTCGTTCGCGGCGCTGAACATGCAGTCGACCGCCACCGTGCCCGCCGAACTCCGCCCGATCGCTGTGCCGCTGTATCAAACCGGTGTCCAATTCGGCGCGGCATTCGTGCTGCCGATCGCCGTCGGGACGGCGGTGGCCTTCGATGCCTACCGTCCCGCGGCGGCTGTGATCGCGGTCGCCGGGCTGCTCGCGGTCCTCGCCGCGAGCAGCGAACTACGTGCATCCGCGGCCTCGGTGCCCGCGAAAGCCGTTCCATGA
- a CDS encoding LLM class flavin-dependent oxidoreductase yields the protein MDVGLLFDLRNPAQWQRPWADHYARTLEFCEEADLRGAGGVWFTEHHLFEDGYLPQPLTFAAAAAARTKRVRIGTAVVLPALRKPAQLAEEAALVDLISGGRLELGLGAGYRLPEYQLFDTDFSRRFARTGNTIAEIQRLWATGGITPGPIQDPVPLWGGFYGPRGARLAGRLGIGFLHISHQLFPVYREGLIEGGHDPESARVSDLLPILLADDPEAAWARVAPHLAHQMNSYRQLSVQGTDAPVPPALELDQLRQRPEDGSFGLLEILTPEQAAARIYERVAGLPVRHLIFWASIAGMPDDLVTRHIELVSEQLPPLLDKQFQLAGGPISARNGHG from the coding sequence ATGGACGTCGGACTGCTCTTCGACCTGCGCAACCCCGCACAGTGGCAGCGGCCGTGGGCCGACCACTACGCCCGCACCCTCGAGTTCTGTGAGGAGGCCGACCTGCGCGGCGCGGGCGGCGTCTGGTTCACCGAGCACCATCTGTTCGAGGACGGGTACCTGCCCCAGCCGCTAACCTTCGCCGCCGCGGCGGCGGCGCGGACCAAGCGAGTACGCATCGGCACCGCCGTCGTACTGCCCGCACTACGCAAGCCTGCCCAGCTCGCTGAGGAGGCCGCACTGGTCGACCTGATCAGCGGCGGACGCCTCGAACTCGGTCTGGGCGCCGGCTACCGCCTGCCCGAATATCAACTCTTCGACACCGATTTCAGCCGCCGATTCGCCCGCACCGGCAACACCATCGCCGAGATCCAGCGGCTGTGGGCCACCGGCGGAATCACGCCGGGGCCGATCCAAGATCCCGTGCCGCTGTGGGGCGGGTTCTACGGTCCGCGCGGCGCCCGCCTCGCCGGGCGCCTTGGCATCGGGTTCCTGCACATCTCGCATCAGCTGTTCCCGGTGTACCGCGAGGGACTCATCGAAGGCGGACACGATCCCGAGTCCGCGCGGGTCTCCGATCTGCTGCCGATCCTGCTGGCCGACGATCCAGAGGCCGCCTGGGCCCGAGTGGCCCCACACCTCGCACACCAGATGAACTCCTATCGGCAACTGTCGGTACAGGGCACCGACGCGCCGGTGCCGCCCGCCCTCGAACTCGACCAGCTGCGTCAACGTCCCGAGGACGGATCCTTCGGGCTGCTCGAGATCCTCACCCCCGAACAGGCCGCGGCGCGGATCTACGAACGGGTGGCCGGACTGCCGGTGCGGCACCTGATCTTCTGGGCCAGCATCGCCGGCATGCCCGACGATCTGGTCACCCGCCATATCGAGCTGGTGAGCGAACAGCTGCCACCGTTGCTGGACAAGCAGTTCCAGCTCGCCGGCGGCCCGATCTCGGCGCGCAACGGCCATGGCTGA
- a CDS encoding acyl-CoA carboxylase epsilon subunit, with protein MSATDPAPFLRVEKGSADPDELGALLLLLLARRRAAAVPPSHTRPVARWRRLERRPAFTDPRAWTRSTR; from the coding sequence ATGAGCGCCACGGACCCGGCACCCTTCCTGCGCGTGGAGAAGGGCAGCGCCGACCCGGACGAGCTCGGCGCGCTGCTCCTGCTGCTGCTCGCCCGGCGTCGGGCCGCCGCCGTGCCGCCGTCTCACACCAGGCCCGTCGCCCGCTGGCGGCGTCTGGAACGCCGACCCGCCTTCACCGACCCCCGCGCGTGGACCAGGTCCACCCGCTGA
- a CDS encoding acyl-CoA carboxylase subunit beta encodes MTTVQEPAGYTQRLDELDALKRAARLGPDPAATERQHAKGKLTARERIDLLLDPGSFVEVEPLRRHRATGFGLEARRPHTDGVITGWGTVDARTVFVYASDFRIFGGALGEAHAQKIHKIMDMAVTAGAPLVSLNDGAGARIQEGVTALAGYGGIFRRNTKASGVIPQISVMLGPCAGGAAYSPALTDFVFVVRDIAQMFITGPDVVRTVTGEQVTHNELGGADIHASVSGVAHFVYDDEQSCLSDVRALLSMLPANNRELAPVAFTADPADRQTTALTELVPLDGNRPYDIREVVTEIVDDGEYFEVQATWATNLVCALARLDGHVVGVVASQPMSLAGVLDIDASEKGARFVQFCDAFNIPLLTLVDVPGFLPGVGQEHAGIIRRGAKLLYAYCNATVPRISLVLRKSYGGAYIVMDSLSIGTDLALAWPTNEIAVMGAEAAADVVFRREIAESQDPVATRDRKIAEYREELVHPYYAAERGLIDDVIDPRDTRGVLIRAFAMLAGKDTDLPRRKHGNPPQ; translated from the coding sequence ATGACGACAGTGCAAGAACCCGCCGGTTACACCCAACGGCTCGACGAACTCGATGCGCTCAAACGCGCCGCCCGCCTCGGCCCGGACCCAGCGGCCACCGAACGCCAGCACGCCAAGGGCAAACTCACCGCCCGCGAACGCATCGACCTGCTCCTCGACCCCGGTTCGTTCGTCGAGGTAGAGCCGCTGCGCAGGCACCGGGCCACCGGCTTCGGGCTGGAAGCGCGCAGGCCACACACCGACGGCGTGATCACCGGATGGGGAACCGTGGACGCGCGCACGGTTTTCGTCTATGCCAGCGACTTCCGGATCTTCGGCGGCGCACTCGGCGAGGCACACGCCCAGAAGATCCACAAGATCATGGACATGGCCGTCACCGCGGGCGCGCCGCTGGTCTCGCTCAACGACGGTGCGGGAGCACGCATCCAGGAGGGCGTGACAGCGCTGGCGGGCTACGGCGGGATCTTCCGCCGCAACACCAAAGCCTCGGGAGTCATCCCGCAGATCAGCGTGATGCTCGGGCCGTGCGCGGGCGGGGCGGCGTACTCACCCGCGCTCACCGACTTCGTCTTCGTGGTGCGTGACATCGCGCAGATGTTCATCACCGGCCCCGATGTGGTGCGCACCGTGACCGGCGAGCAGGTGACCCACAACGAACTCGGCGGCGCCGACATCCACGCCTCGGTCTCGGGGGTGGCGCATTTCGTCTACGACGACGAGCAGTCCTGCCTGTCCGATGTCCGCGCGCTGCTGTCGATGCTGCCCGCCAACAATCGGGAGCTGGCGCCGGTGGCTTTCACCGCCGATCCCGCCGACCGCCAGACCACCGCACTGACCGAGCTGGTTCCCCTGGACGGCAACCGCCCCTACGACATTCGCGAGGTCGTGACCGAAATCGTCGACGACGGTGAGTACTTCGAAGTACAGGCCACCTGGGCGACGAACCTGGTGTGCGCGCTGGCCCGGCTCGACGGCCACGTGGTCGGGGTGGTCGCCAGCCAACCGATGAGCCTGGCCGGGGTCCTCGACATCGACGCGAGTGAGAAGGGCGCGCGGTTCGTCCAGTTCTGCGACGCGTTCAACATTCCGTTGCTGACCCTGGTCGACGTGCCGGGGTTCCTGCCCGGTGTCGGCCAGGAGCACGCGGGCATCATCCGCCGCGGCGCGAAACTGCTCTACGCCTACTGCAACGCAACGGTGCCACGAATCTCGTTGGTACTGCGTAAGTCCTACGGTGGCGCCTACATCGTCATGGACTCGCTCTCGATCGGCACCGATCTCGCGCTGGCCTGGCCGACCAACGAGATCGCCGTCATGGGCGCCGAGGCCGCGGCCGATGTGGTGTTCCGGCGCGAGATCGCCGAGTCGCAGGATCCCGTGGCCACCAGGGACCGCAAGATCGCCGAGTACCGCGAGGAACTCGTGCATCCCTACTACGCGGCCGAGCGTGGACTCATCGACGACGTGATCGACCCGCGCGATACCCGTGGTGTGCTGATCCGCGCCTTCGCCATGCTCGCGGGCAAGGACACCGATCTGCCCCGGCGCAAGCACGGGAACCCACCGCAATGA
- a CDS encoding SDR family oxidoreductase codes for MPKPVDDTDVLIVGAGPVGLLLAGDLAGAGVRVTVVEQRITPTTESRASTLHARTMDVLAERGVLDRLGPLPDGGPGHFGGLRLDLTEADPAHRFSGQWKCPQVRLEAVLQDRAREAGAVLRRGHRVTTLTARADEVLIETVTPNGERHRHRGAYLVGCDGERSTVRELAGFDLAGPGATREMVRADVTGIDIPSRRFERLAHGLAVSSRWPDGSTRVMVHVYGAAPRTAGGEPEFAEIADAWERVTGESIEHGTPLWRNAFDDTSQQVTRYRRGRVLLAGDAAHRQMPVGGQALNLGLQDAADLSGRLIAGLGGGGGEAELDGYHRTRHAVGARTLTNIRAQTLLLLGGPEVEPARQLFAELLGFGDVRSHLARMISGLPGPGDPAPAPPDSKETPMSLTNKTALVTGSSRGIGRATARQLAAKGALVAVHYADNEAAARETVETIENDGGRAFPVRAELGTTGGVHELFLGLEQGLKERTGETTLDILVNNAGVTTPAGVAPEDVTPEDFDRLFAVNVRAPFFIVQRALGLLPEGGRIINISSGLTRFASPDQVAYSMTKGAVEQITLHFARHLAPRGITVNSVAPGITNNGSAVFDIPEAVEQMAQFSAFKRVGEAVDVADVVTFLATGEARWITGAFIDATGGTLLG; via the coding sequence ATGCCGAAGCCCGTCGATGACACCGATGTCCTGATCGTCGGCGCTGGTCCGGTCGGGTTGCTGCTCGCGGGCGATCTGGCCGGCGCGGGCGTCCGCGTGACGGTGGTGGAACAGCGGATCACTCCCACCACCGAATCGCGGGCCTCCACCCTGCACGCCCGCACCATGGACGTGCTCGCCGAGCGGGGCGTGCTCGATCGGCTCGGCCCGCTGCCCGACGGTGGACCGGGACACTTCGGCGGACTGCGCCTGGATCTGACCGAAGCCGATCCGGCCCACCGGTTCTCGGGCCAGTGGAAGTGCCCGCAGGTTCGCCTGGAAGCGGTGCTCCAGGACCGGGCGCGCGAAGCCGGCGCGGTGCTGCGACGAGGGCACCGGGTCACCACCTTGACGGCGCGAGCCGACGAGGTGCTGATCGAGACCGTCACCCCGAACGGGGAACGTCACCGGCACCGGGGCGCCTACCTGGTCGGTTGTGACGGCGAGCGCAGCACCGTGCGAGAACTGGCCGGGTTCGACCTGGCGGGACCGGGAGCCACACGGGAGATGGTGCGAGCCGACGTGACCGGAATCGACATCCCGTCCCGCCGATTCGAACGGCTCGCGCACGGGCTGGCGGTGTCCTCGCGCTGGCCCGACGGCAGTACCAGGGTGATGGTGCACGTCTACGGCGCCGCGCCGCGCACCGCGGGCGGGGAACCGGAGTTCGCCGAGATCGCCGACGCATGGGAACGGGTGACCGGAGAGTCAATCGAACACGGAACACCGTTGTGGCGCAACGCGTTCGATGACACCAGTCAACAGGTCACCCGGTACCGGCGCGGCCGGGTCCTACTCGCCGGTGACGCGGCCCACCGGCAGATGCCGGTAGGCGGCCAAGCCCTCAACCTCGGTTTGCAGGATGCGGCCGACCTGTCGGGCCGTTTGATCGCCGGTCTCGGAGGAGGCGGCGGGGAGGCCGAACTCGACGGTTATCACCGCACCCGCCACGCCGTGGGCGCCCGCACCCTCACCAACATCCGCGCCCAAACCCTGCTGCTGCTGGGCGGACCGGAGGTCGAACCCGCCCGGCAGCTGTTCGCCGAGCTCTTGGGGTTCGGCGATGTCCGATCCCATCTCGCCCGCATGATCAGCGGCCTGCCCGGTCCCGGCGACCCGGCGCCCGCACCACCCGATTCGAAGGAGACACCGATGAGCCTGACGAACAAGACCGCCCTGGTCACCGGATCGAGCCGCGGCATCGGCCGCGCGACCGCCCGCCAACTCGCCGCCAAGGGCGCCCTCGTGGCCGTGCACTACGCGGACAACGAAGCCGCCGCCCGCGAGACAGTCGAGACCATCGAGAACGACGGTGGCCGTGCGTTTCCCGTCCGTGCCGAGCTCGGCACGACAGGCGGCGTGCACGAACTGTTCCTCGGGCTCGAACAGGGACTGAAGGAACGGACCGGGGAGACCACCCTCGACATCCTGGTCAACAACGCCGGTGTCACCACACCGGCCGGCGTTGCTCCCGAGGACGTGACACCCGAGGACTTCGACCGGCTCTTCGCGGTCAATGTCCGCGCGCCGTTCTTCATCGTGCAGCGCGCGCTCGGCCTGCTGCCCGAGGGCGGGCGCATCATCAACATCTCCTCCGGACTCACCCGATTCGCCAGCCCCGACCAGGTGGCCTACTCGATGACCAAGGGTGCGGTGGAACAGATCACGCTGCACTTCGCCCGGCACCTGGCACCGCGCGGGATCACCGTCAACAGCGTCGCGCCCGGCATCACCAACAACGGCAGCGCCGTGTTCGACATCCCGGAGGCGGTCGAACAGATGGCGCAGTTCTCCGCGTTCAAGCGGGTCGGCGAGGCAGTCGACGTCGCCGACGTCGTCACCTTCCTCGCCACCGGTGAAGCCCGCTGGATCACCGGTGCGTTCATCGACGCCACCGGCGGAACGCTACTCGGCTGA
- a CDS encoding aromatase/cyclase translates to MTTQTTREVEHTITVAAPPTEVYRLLAEVENWPRLFPPSVYVTRLEHDGDEERIQIWATANGEPKTWISRRVLDPEQLRITFWQEVSAPPVAQMSGTWIIEPREDGGTELRLLHAYRAIDDDPDGLAWIEKAVDDNSRAELPGLKAAVESAVRTADLTLSFVDSVEIAGAASDVYDFVNEANLWTERLPHVSSVQLTEDTPGVQTLRMDTLTKDGSSHTTESVRVCFPQHRIAYKQTTLPALMALHTGYWEFRTNPDGTTTASSQHTVIIEATRIAEILGPDAGVAEARNFLREALGGNSRATLNHAKNYAEARR, encoded by the coding sequence ATGACGACGCAGACCACCCGCGAGGTCGAGCACACGATCACCGTGGCGGCCCCGCCAACCGAGGTGTACCGCCTTCTGGCCGAGGTGGAGAACTGGCCCCGGCTGTTCCCGCCCTCGGTGTATGTGACCCGGCTCGAACACGACGGCGACGAGGAACGCATCCAGATCTGGGCCACCGCCAACGGTGAACCCAAAACCTGGATCTCGCGTCGCGTGCTCGATCCCGAACAGTTGCGGATCACCTTCTGGCAGGAGGTGTCCGCACCGCCGGTCGCCCAGATGAGCGGCACCTGGATCATCGAACCCCGCGAGGACGGGGGAACCGAACTGCGGCTGCTGCACGCCTACCGCGCCATCGACGACGATCCCGACGGGCTGGCGTGGATCGAGAAGGCGGTCGACGACAACAGCCGCGCCGAACTGCCCGGTCTCAAGGCCGCGGTGGAGTCGGCGGTGCGCACCGCGGATCTGACACTGTCGTTCGTCGATTCGGTCGAGATCGCCGGTGCGGCAAGCGATGTCTACGACTTCGTCAACGAGGCGAATCTGTGGACCGAGCGGCTGCCGCACGTGTCCTCGGTGCAGCTGACCGAGGACACCCCCGGTGTGCAAACACTGCGGATGGACACCCTGACCAAGGACGGATCGAGCCACACCACCGAATCGGTGCGGGTCTGCTTCCCGCAGCACCGGATCGCCTACAAGCAGACCACCCTGCCCGCGCTGATGGCCCTGCACACCGGCTACTGGGAGTTCCGGACCAACCCCGACGGCACGACCACCGCGTCCTCGCAGCACACCGTGATCATCGAAGCGACGCGGATCGCCGAGATCCTCGGCCCCGACGCCGGGGTGGCGGAGGCACGGAACTTCCTGCGCGAGGCGCTCGGGGGCAACAGCCGGGCCACACTGAACCACGCCAAGAACTATGCCGAAGCCCGTCGATGA
- the fabG gene encoding 3-oxoacyl-ACP reductase FabG: MSNDDKVALVTGATSGIGLASARQLAGQGHRVFLCARNKEAVADTVAQLRGEGFDVDGTTADVRAAEDISAFVRAAVDRYGPVDVLVNNAGRSGGGVTADLTEELWSDVIATNLNSVFLASREVLTTGGMRDKQRGRIINIASTAGKQGVVLGAPYSASKHGVVGFTKALGNELAPTGITVNAVCPGYVETPMAQRVRSGYAAAYDTTEDAILTKFQAKIPLGRYSTPEEVAGLVGYLASDLAASITAQALNVCGGLGNF; this comes from the coding sequence ATGAGCAACGACGACAAGGTGGCACTGGTCACCGGCGCCACCAGCGGTATCGGACTGGCCTCGGCCCGTCAGCTGGCCGGGCAGGGACACCGGGTGTTCCTGTGCGCACGCAACAAGGAAGCGGTCGCCGACACCGTCGCGCAACTGCGCGGCGAGGGCTTCGATGTCGACGGCACCACCGCCGATGTCCGTGCGGCCGAGGACATCTCGGCGTTCGTACGAGCGGCGGTCGACCGGTACGGCCCGGTGGACGTGCTGGTCAACAACGCGGGCCGCTCCGGCGGCGGCGTCACCGCCGACCTCACCGAGGAACTGTGGTCCGACGTGATCGCGACCAACCTCAACAGCGTGTTCCTCGCCAGCCGCGAGGTGCTGACCACCGGCGGCATGCGAGACAAGCAGCGCGGCCGCATCATCAACATCGCCTCGACGGCGGGCAAACAGGGCGTGGTGCTCGGGGCACCGTACTCGGCGTCCAAGCACGGCGTCGTCGGGTTCACCAAGGCGCTCGGCAACGAGCTGGCACCGACCGGGATCACGGTCAACGCCGTCTGCCCCGGATACGTCGAAACTCCGATGGCGCAACGGGTTCGGTCCGGCTACGCCGCGGCCTACGACACCACCGAGGACGCGATCCTCACCAAGTTCCAGGCCAAGATCCCGCTCGGCCGCTACTCCACCCCCGAAGAGGTGGCCGGCCTGGTCGGCTACCTGGCGTCCGATCTGGCCGCCTCCATCACCGCGCAGGCGCTCAACGTCTGCGGCGGACTCGGCAACTTCTGA
- a CDS encoding acyl carrier protein yields MSTPFTLDDLRRILREGSGDSPGLDGEFADIEFEDLGYESLALLETTGRIKREFGVTLDDDAVVAVTTPRALVDLVNEQLLEAPQPS; encoded by the coding sequence GTGTCGACACCGTTCACACTCGACGATCTGCGCCGCATCCTGCGAGAAGGCAGCGGCGACAGTCCCGGCCTCGACGGCGAATTCGCCGATATCGAGTTCGAAGACCTCGGCTACGAGTCGCTGGCGCTGCTCGAGACCACCGGCCGGATCAAACGCGAATTCGGCGTGACCCTCGATGACGACGCCGTCGTCGCCGTGACCACGCCACGCGCGCTGGTCGACCTGGTCAACGAGCAACTGCTCGAAGCGCCCCAGCCCAGCTGA
- a CDS encoding ketosynthase chain-length factor, which produces MTAAVVTGLGVAAPTGLGLEEYWRTTLAGRSGIRRVTRFDPDSYPAQLAGEITGFEAEQHLPGRLLPQTDRMTRLALVSADWAFADAGVRPGELPDYAAGVITASSSGGFEFGQNELRALWSKGGEYVSAYQSFAWFYAVNSGQISIRNGLRGPSSVVVSDQAGGLDAVAQARRQIRRGTSLVVTGAVDASICPWGWVAQLAGGGLSTVTDPGRAYLPFDARAGGYVPGEGGALLVLEDAEHARQRDAPQIYGEIAGHAATVDPRPDGPGEPGLRRAIELALRDAGTTPAEIDVVFADAAGIAELDRIEVDVLVAVFGARAVPVTAPKTMTGRLYSGAAPLDLAAAFLSIRDGVIPPTIGTDLAADYPLDLVTEATPAPVRTALVLARGAGGFNSAMVVRGPEHLRP; this is translated from the coding sequence ATGACCGCCGCGGTGGTGACCGGGCTCGGTGTCGCCGCGCCGACCGGTCTCGGGCTGGAAGAGTATTGGCGCACCACATTGGCCGGGCGGTCCGGGATCCGCCGGGTCACCCGGTTCGACCCCGACTCCTATCCCGCGCAGCTGGCCGGTGAGATCACCGGATTCGAGGCCGAGCAGCACCTGCCGGGCAGGCTGTTGCCACAGACCGACCGGATGACGCGGCTGGCCTTGGTGAGCGCGGACTGGGCCTTCGCCGATGCCGGCGTGCGACCCGGCGAACTGCCCGACTACGCCGCCGGCGTGATCACCGCCAGCAGTTCGGGCGGGTTCGAGTTCGGGCAGAACGAACTGCGCGCGCTGTGGAGCAAGGGTGGCGAGTACGTGAGCGCCTACCAGTCCTTCGCCTGGTTCTACGCGGTCAACAGCGGACAGATCTCCATCCGCAACGGCCTGCGCGGGCCGAGCAGCGTCGTGGTCAGCGACCAGGCCGGTGGGCTGGACGCGGTGGCCCAGGCGCGCAGGCAGATTCGGCGCGGAACCTCGCTGGTGGTCACCGGCGCGGTCGACGCCTCGATCTGCCCGTGGGGGTGGGTGGCACAGCTGGCGGGCGGCGGACTGAGCACCGTCACCGACCCCGGCCGCGCCTACCTGCCGTTCGACGCGCGAGCGGGTGGCTACGTCCCCGGCGAGGGCGGCGCGCTGCTGGTGCTCGAAGACGCCGAGCATGCCAGACAACGCGATGCGCCCCAGATCTACGGCGAGATCGCCGGGCACGCGGCAACCGTGGACCCGCGCCCCGACGGTCCGGGCGAGCCCGGTCTGCGCAGGGCGATCGAACTCGCGCTGCGTGACGCGGGAACCACGCCCGCCGAGATCGATGTCGTCTTCGCCGATGCCGCGGGGATCGCCGAACTCGACCGGATCGAGGTCGACGTCCTGGTCGCGGTGTTCGGTGCGCGCGCCGTGCCGGTGACAGCGCCGAAAACCATGACGGGACGGCTCTATTCGGGCGCGGCACCGCTGGACCTGGCCGCCGCCTTCCTGTCGATCCGCGACGGCGTGATCCCGCCGACCATCGGTACCGATCTCGCCGCCGACTACCCGCTCGACCTGGTCACCGAGGCCACGCCCGCACCCGTGCGGACCGCACTCGTGCTCGCCCGCGGCGCGGGCGGGTTCAACTCCGCCATGGTCGTGCGCGGCCCCGAACACCTTCGCCCCTGA
- a CDS encoding beta-ketoacyl-[acyl-carrier-protein] synthase family protein, with the protein MSAPERRVVITGVGVTAPGGVGTKSFWDLISNGRTATGRISLFDPAPFRSQVAAEIDFDPELHGLTPQEIRRMDRAAQLAVVSAREAVADSGLEFDDIDPFRTGVTIGSAVGATMGLDEEYRTVSDGGRLELVDHNYAVPHLYNYFVPSSFATEVAWAVGAQGPSAVVSTGCTSGLDAVGYAAEVLREGGADVMIAGATDAPISPITVACFDAIKATTPRNDDPEHASRPFDASRNGFVLGEGAAVFVLEELESARRRGTTIYAEVAGHATRSNAFHMTGLRPDGKEMAEAIRTALDQARIDGTAIDYINAHGSGTKQNDRHETAAVKRSLGEHAYRTPMSSIKSMVGHSLGAIGSIEIAASVLALVNNVVPPTANLHNPDPECDLDYVPLTARDHQVDVVLSVGSGFGGFQSAVVLADPFRSRR; encoded by the coding sequence ATGAGCGCCCCGGAACGCCGCGTGGTGATCACCGGCGTGGGCGTCACCGCCCCCGGCGGGGTGGGCACCAAGAGCTTCTGGGACCTGATCTCCAACGGCCGCACCGCGACCGGGCGGATCTCGCTGTTCGATCCGGCGCCGTTCCGGTCCCAGGTGGCCGCCGAGATCGACTTCGACCCCGAATTGCACGGCCTGACCCCGCAGGAGATCCGGCGGATGGACCGGGCAGCGCAATTGGCGGTGGTCAGCGCTCGCGAAGCGGTGGCCGACAGCGGGCTCGAGTTCGACGATATCGACCCGTTCCGGACCGGTGTCACCATCGGCAGTGCGGTGGGCGCCACGATGGGCCTCGATGAGGAGTACCGCACCGTCAGTGATGGTGGGCGGCTGGAACTGGTCGATCACAACTACGCGGTGCCGCATCTGTACAACTACTTCGTCCCGAGTTCCTTCGCGACCGAAGTGGCCTGGGCGGTCGGCGCGCAGGGACCGTCGGCCGTGGTGTCCACCGGGTGCACCTCCGGTCTGGACGCCGTCGGTTACGCCGCGGAAGTGCTGCGCGAGGGCGGCGCGGATGTGATGATCGCCGGCGCCACCGATGCGCCGATCAGCCCGATCACGGTGGCCTGCTTCGACGCGATCAAGGCGACCACCCCGCGCAACGACGATCCCGAGCACGCCTCACGGCCCTTCGACGCCAGCCGCAACGGTTTCGTGCTCGGCGAGGGCGCGGCGGTGTTCGTGCTCGAGGAACTGGAGAGCGCCCGCAGGCGCGGGACGACGATCTACGCCGAGGTCGCCGGGCACGCCACCCGGTCGAACGCCTTCCACATGACAGGCCTGCGCCCGGACGGCAAGGAGATGGCCGAGGCGATCCGCACCGCCCTGGACCAGGCGCGGATCGACGGCACCGCGATCGACTACATCAACGCCCACGGCTCCGGCACCAAACAGAACGACCGGCACGAGACCGCCGCGGTCAAGCGCAGTCTCGGCGAGCACGCCTATCGCACCCCGATGAGCTCGATCAAGTCGATGGTGGGGCATTCGCTCGGCGCGATCGGATCGATCGAGATCGCGGCCTCGGTGCTGGCACTGGTCAACAATGTGGTGCCGCCGACGGCGAACCTGCACAACCCCGATCCCGAATGCGATCTGGACTATGTACCGCTGACCGCACGCGACCACCAGGTCGACGTGGTGCTGTCGGTGGGCAGCGGTTTCGGTGGGTTCCAGAGCGCGGTCGTGCTCGCCGATCCCTTCCGGAGCCGACGATGA